In a single window of the Orbaceae bacterium lpD04 genome:
- the hslV gene encoding ATP-dependent protease subunit HslV, giving the protein MTTIVSVRRNGQVVIGGDGQVTLGERIIMKGNAKKVRRLYNNKVIAGFAGGTADAFTLFELFERKLEMHQGHLTKAAVELAKDWRTDRMLRKLEALLAVADETASLIITGTGDVIQPEDDLIAIGSGGPYAQAAARALLDSSELSAKDIVQKSLTIAGDICVYTNGFQTIEELNY; this is encoded by the coding sequence GTGACTACAATTGTTAGCGTCCGTCGTAATGGGCAAGTTGTCATTGGTGGCGATGGCCAAGTTACACTAGGTGAACGGATCATCATGAAAGGTAATGCCAAAAAAGTGCGTCGCCTTTATAACAATAAAGTAATTGCTGGATTTGCTGGTGGCACTGCTGATGCCTTTACTTTATTTGAGTTATTTGAACGTAAATTAGAGATGCATCAAGGGCACCTAACAAAAGCAGCCGTTGAATTAGCTAAAGACTGGCGAACAGATAGAATGCTACGTAAACTTGAAGCGCTGCTCGCCGTTGCTGATGAAACGGCATCATTAATTATTACTGGTACGGGCGATGTAATACAGCCAGAAGATGATCTTATTGCAATTGGTTCAGGTGGGCCTTACGCACAAGCCGCTGCTAGAGCATTATTAGATAGCAGTGAGCTATCGGCTAAAGATATTGTTCAAAAATCACTAACTATTGCCGGTGACATCTGTGTGTATACCAATGGTTTCCAAACTATTGAAGAGTTAAATTACTAA
- the glnK gene encoding P-II family nitrogen regulator codes for MKLVTVIIKPFKLEEVREALSNIGVNGLTVSEVKGFGRQKGHAELYRGAEYTVNFLPKVKVDIAIVDELLDEVVATITKAAYTGKIGDGKIFITSLENVIRIRTGETDEAAL; via the coding sequence ATGAAATTAGTTACCGTCATTATTAAACCTTTCAAGCTAGAGGAAGTGCGTGAAGCGCTGTCTAATATTGGCGTCAATGGTTTAACAGTTAGCGAAGTAAAAGGGTTTGGTCGGCAAAAAGGACATGCAGAGCTTTATCGTGGCGCCGAATATACCGTCAATTTTTTGCCAAAAGTAAAAGTGGATATCGCGATAGTTGACGAGTTACTTGATGAGGTTGTCGCAACCATAACTAAAGCTGCCTACACCGGGAAAATAGGTGATGGAAAGATTTTTATTACCTCGCTTGAAAATGTGATCCGTATTCGCACCGGCGAAACAGATGAAGCTGCACTTTAA
- the hslU gene encoding HslU--HslV peptidase ATPase subunit, whose protein sequence is MSEMTPREIVSELNQHIIGQDKAKRAVAIALRNRWRRMQLDEELRHEVTPKNILMIGPTGVGKTEIARRLAKLANAPFIKVEATKFTEVGYVGKEVDSIIRDLTDSAVKMIRSQAIDKNHNRAEELAEDRILDVLVPPAKDGWGQTENTTDSTARQAFRKKLREGSLDDKEIEIEVSGVNIGVEIMAPPGMEDMTNQLQSMFQNLGGQKTKPRKMKIKDAFKQLIEEEAAKLVNIDDLKHEAIEAVEQNGIVFIDEIDKVCKRGGNASGPDVSREGVQRDLLPLVEGCTVSTKHGSVKTDHILFIASGAFQTASPSDLIPELQGRLPIRVELQALTTEDFERILTEPNASLTVQYKALMATEGVNIEFTQDGIRKIAESAWQVNEQNENIGARRLHTVLERLMEEVSFEASDLSGKSITIDADYVSSHLDKLVADEDLSKFIL, encoded by the coding sequence ATGTCCGAAATGACACCTAGAGAAATCGTTAGCGAACTTAATCAACATATTATTGGTCAAGATAAAGCAAAGCGCGCTGTCGCAATTGCCCTACGTAACCGCTGGCGTCGTATGCAACTTGATGAAGAGTTGCGTCATGAAGTAACACCGAAAAATATTCTTATGATTGGGCCAACAGGTGTTGGTAAAACAGAAATTGCTCGCCGCCTTGCTAAATTAGCTAATGCGCCGTTTATTAAAGTTGAAGCAACTAAATTTACCGAAGTCGGTTATGTTGGCAAAGAAGTCGATTCAATCATTCGTGATCTAACCGACTCAGCGGTAAAAATGATCCGTAGCCAAGCAATAGATAAAAACCATAATCGCGCAGAAGAATTAGCTGAAGATCGCATTTTAGACGTGTTAGTGCCGCCAGCTAAAGATGGCTGGGGACAAACTGAAAACACCACCGACTCAACAGCAAGGCAAGCATTTCGTAAAAAATTACGTGAAGGTTCACTTGATGATAAAGAGATAGAAATTGAAGTTTCTGGTGTAAATATTGGCGTTGAGATAATGGCACCTCCTGGTATGGAAGATATGACCAACCAACTTCAATCAATGTTTCAAAATTTAGGTGGTCAAAAAACAAAACCACGTAAAATGAAAATCAAAGATGCTTTCAAACAGCTTATTGAAGAGGAAGCGGCTAAACTCGTTAATATTGATGATTTAAAACATGAAGCGATAGAAGCAGTCGAACAAAATGGGATCGTCTTTATCGATGAAATAGATAAAGTCTGCAAACGAGGTGGCAACGCATCGGGGCCTGATGTTTCTCGCGAAGGAGTACAGCGCGACCTATTACCATTAGTTGAAGGCTGCACAGTATCAACTAAGCATGGCTCAGTAAAAACTGATCATATTTTATTTATTGCATCGGGCGCTTTCCAAACGGCAAGTCCATCGGATCTGATCCCTGAGTTACAAGGCCGTTTACCAATCCGAGTTGAGTTACAAGCCTTAACAACCGAAGATTTTGAGCGGATCTTAACTGAGCCAAATGCCTCATTAACGGTTCAATATAAAGCATTAATGGCTACTGAAGGCGTAAATATTGAATTTACTCAAGATGGGATCCGTAAAATTGCCGAGTCAGCATGGCAAGTAAATGAACAAAATGAAAATATTGGTGCCCGTCGGTTACACACAGTCCTTGAAAGGCTCATGGAAGAAGTCTCATTTGAAGCAAGCGATCTTAGTGGTAAAAGCATCACTATTGATGCTGATTATGTAAGCAGTCACCTAGACAAACTTGTTGCTGATGAAGATCTAAGCAAATTTATACTTTAA
- the amtB gene encoding ammonium transporter AmtB, giving the protein MLKKIIVLLTIFTSSAAFADEVIIEQVVSVTDKADNAFMMICTALVLFMSVPGIALFYGGLLRSKNILSMLTQVLFTFSLISVLWILYGYSLAFGEGNWFFGNFDAILLAGIKITDLQGSIYQLIWVAFQGSFACITCCLIPGAFAERIKFSAVIIFMVIWFTFSYIPMAHMVWGGGILGDEGALDFAGGTVVHINAAVAGLVGAYLIRHRLGFNKEALKPFNLPYVYLGAAILYIGWFGFNAGSSTHADEIAGLAFINTVAATAAAVLSWSAIEWFHRGKPSCLGACSGVIAGLVGITPAAGFVGVGGALIIGLICGGAGVFGVSALKRLLRVDDTCDVFGVHGVCGIVGCLLTGVFTSESLGGVGYNEGITMISQIGIQAMSIVTCVVWTAVVAFAAFKLADKVVGLRVAEEQEREGLDINSHGESAFNH; this is encoded by the coding sequence ATGTTAAAAAAAATAATAGTACTCTTAACGATTTTTACCTCAAGTGCGGCATTTGCTGATGAAGTTATTATTGAGCAGGTTGTAAGTGTTACTGATAAAGCTGATAATGCATTTATGATGATTTGTACTGCGTTAGTTTTATTTATGTCAGTGCCTGGTATTGCGCTGTTTTACGGCGGCTTACTGCGCTCAAAAAATATTCTTTCGATGCTAACTCAAGTGTTATTTACTTTTTCACTTATTAGTGTGCTTTGGATCTTATATGGTTACTCATTAGCCTTTGGTGAGGGTAACTGGTTTTTTGGTAATTTTGACGCTATTTTATTAGCAGGGATCAAAATTACCGATTTACAAGGCTCGATCTACCAATTGATTTGGGTTGCGTTTCAAGGCTCTTTTGCTTGTATTACCTGCTGTTTGATCCCCGGTGCTTTTGCTGAGCGAATTAAGTTTTCAGCGGTTATTATTTTTATGGTAATTTGGTTTACCTTTTCTTATATACCAATGGCGCATATGGTTTGGGGGGGCGGAATACTTGGCGATGAAGGCGCGCTCGATTTTGCTGGTGGCACCGTTGTGCACATTAATGCCGCTGTAGCAGGTTTAGTTGGGGCTTATTTAATTAGGCACCGCTTAGGGTTTAATAAAGAGGCATTAAAACCTTTCAACTTACCTTATGTTTATCTTGGCGCCGCTATTTTATATATCGGTTGGTTTGGCTTTAATGCGGGTTCATCGACACATGCTGATGAAATTGCTGGGCTTGCATTTATTAATACTGTTGCGGCAACTGCGGCGGCGGTGCTTTCTTGGTCTGCAATTGAGTGGTTCCATCGGGGTAAACCATCTTGCCTTGGTGCCTGTTCTGGCGTTATTGCAGGGCTAGTTGGTATTACCCCTGCAGCGGGCTTTGTTGGCGTTGGTGGGGCGTTAATTATTGGACTAATTTGCGGTGGTGCTGGTGTTTTTGGCGTATCGGCACTAAAACGATTATTACGCGTTGATGATACTTGTGATGTATTTGGTGTGCATGGTGTTTGTGGTATTGTCGGCTGTCTATTAACGGGCGTATTTACCTCTGAATCTCTTGGCGGCGTTGGTTATAATGAGGGTATAACAATGATATCGCAAATTGGCATTCAAGCGATGAGTATTGTCACTTGTGTGGTTTGGACTGCGGTCGTCGCATTTGCTGCTTTTAAACTTGCCGATAAAGTTGTTGGTTTACGAGTTGCGGAAGAGCAAGAACGAGAAGGGCTTGATATTAATAGCCATGGTGAAAGTGCATTTAATCATTGA